In Acidisarcina polymorpha, the DNA window TTAGTAGTGATCCGACGCTCGTGCCTCACCTAATTGCGACAAGTGTTGGCATTCGCACGGAGATGTCCGACTTCGTTCCCGTTCTGCGCAGTCATCTGCGCGATAAGCGCGCTTTGATCGTGATTGACAATTGCGAACACGTACTGCACGCTGCAGCAACGATCGTGTCCCAACTCATCCAGGAGAAGGCGCGAGGACGTCTTCTGACTACCAGCCGTGAACCTCTCGGAGTCAGTTCAGAGCATTTACAGCGCATCGAACCGCTGGGGGTTCCAGGTCCAAAGGCAATAAACAGTGCCATGGATGCAATGTCTTATCCCTCGGTAGAGCTTTTTGCCATCCGCGCTCTTGAGAGCACTGGATACGAATTAAACGACCAAGATGCTCAAGCTATAGCTGACCTGTGCGAGCGGCTTGACGGTCTTCCGCTAGCGATAGAAATCGCAGCCGCAAAACTCGACCAGTTCTCACCGTCAGAGCTACTCGAATCCCTTCGGGGGCGCGTTGCTCAACTTGGCCAAGGAGAGGAGAAAAGCCACGCAAGACACCGCACTCTTTGGGCGACATTGGACTGGAGCTATCGACTACTTTCCATTGAAGAAGCGATGCTGTTTCGCCTTCTCTCGGTCTTCGCCGGACCATTTGAGTGGACCGAGGTTGCCGGCATGGCTCGCATTCTGCGGTACAGCCCATACACCACGACGCTCGCACTCGGCGGACTCGTTGCCAAGTCTTTGATCTCGGCTGACCTTGATGGGGAACAACTGCGCTACCAACTTCTTTTTAGTGCCAGAGACTTCGCGGCGGAACACCTGATAAACGATCCGTACGCACGTGATGCACACCACCAGCACGCAGTGAGCGTGCTTACCACCTTACAAAAGGCCGAAACCGAATGGTCTTGGGTGGACAATCGTCTTTGGCGTACACGCTATGGCGAAAAAGCGGCGGACCTTCGCAAAGCACTTGACTGGTGTTTCGGCGCAAGCGGTGACCCAACGCTTGGCATTAGTCTCGCCATCGCTGCGATTCGTCTCTGGAACGAGCAGTCTTCTACTATCGATCAGCTCTACCAAGTCGACCGAGCCTTACAACACTGCGTCATGCTTCCTGAAGGTTTGAAGCGCGGAGCTCAACTCGCAACTTCACGGGCCTGGGGACTTCTGCATGCCCGACGGCTCCGCAGCGAGGCGGACAATGCATGGAACACAGCATTGGAAGTTGCCCGTTTAGACGGTGGGGTCGATCAAGAGATAGCGGTGCACTGCGGAAGAGTCATCTTCTTCGTGTACACAGGGCGCTGCGATCAGGCGATCATAGTCTTGGATCAATTTGCCCGTATCGCGGAACACGCGAATGATCAAGCCTCTCTTTTCGACGAAGCACGACTAAGAGCTTTCGTAAGTATCCATCTTGGTCATGTTGTCGAGGTGCGGATTCAACTTGAGCAGCTCGCGAAGGAGCTTGATCGAGGACTCTCCATCTCGCGAGCAGCCTCCCGCTACGGATTGCAGAGGCTCGTCAGTGTTCAGACAACACTCGCGCTCGCTAATTGGTTGAGTGGCCGCCCTCGTAGTGCAGTTGGCGCTATCGAGGAGCTTCTCTCAAGAACGAGTGAGGCGCGTCAACTTATTGGCCAGGCACACGTGCTAGCACTCTTTGCGATGCCACTCGCACTGTGGATGGGAGACATCGAGACCTTGGAGCGTTACACAAAGATGCTCCGAGACATACTGAATGTAGAAAATATTGCCTTGTGGGACCCAGTTCAACGTTTTTACGAACATGTGGCCCGTCAAGCGCGAGGCCATCATGCCATCGAGGAAATTCAGTCCGCTATCCAAGATCTCGTCAAGGACAACTTTGTGTTTCGTACACCAATGTACCTCGGAGTTTTGGCCCAGATTTTGCTTCGATCAGGTCAACGGGAGCAAGCGCAGGAGACTATCGAGTCGGCACTAAAGCTGCAGCATCAGCTGCAGGAGCGCTGGTGCCTGCCAGAACTAATGCGTATCAAGGGAAGTGTCCTCGAGGCACTTGGAGAGCATGCGATGGCAGACGCCTGGCGACGCCGAGCCCTTGAGGGAGCCCAAAGAGACGGAAGCCGCTTCCTAGAGTTAAGGGTGGCGAATGACCTTGCAGAGACAGCGCTCGACAGCGGAGACTTTTCCAGCGCTGTCAACTTACTCTGCCCAATAACTAAGTTTAGCGACGAAGAGGAAGAGTTCCCCACCGAGGACTTTGGGAGGCGCGCCAGGCTTTTGGCCGAGGCAAGGACCTTGGCGTCATCAGCTGCGTATAACGTCCCAACAATGAGACCGATGGTGACGACCAAACACGATTGATCCTAACTTTAGCGCCGAATGCGGTGCTGACTATCTTGCTGCCCTGAATATATCGACCAACAAAGGCGAAGACCGTTGCACCGGTCCGATACTCTCGTCATCGAGTTGGCTCTCGTCATCGGTTGCTACCTGCTCACTACCGCGGCGACGGCTTCGCTAATAGCGGTCCCACCTGCGGTGACCTCTAGAAGTCTTCGTCGCACCCCCGGCATGTGCAGGAGTACTGCGATCGTCTCGGCTACATCGTCGCGCGGGATCTGTGTGTGATTCTCAGCTGGGCCCAGGCTGGTGAGTCCTTGGCCGGGACCATCGGTCAACACAGAAGGCCTGAGAATAATCCAATCAAGTGGGCTCCGAGCGAGACAGACATCAGCTCTCTTCTTTACTTCTATGTAGTGTTCAAAGCTCTTCGGCATCTGACGTTCTCGCCAAGCCTCAGGAAACACCGACACCAATAAAAGCCTCGAAATGTTCGCCAGACGCGCCGCTTCTATTGCTTTGCTCACCCCATCCCCGTCGACAGCATCTATCATCGAGTCGGGATCCTCGGCTCCGGAACCTGCTGCAAATACCACGACGTCAGCCCCTGAGGCCGCCGATGCGAGCTCAGCCCCGACATGTCGGAAATGTCGCCTAAAATGCCTGCGACGCCGTATTTAATTATGGTCGCTTTTTGTTCAGGTCTTCGGTAGAGACCGGAGACGACGTCTCCCCGATCCGCAAGGAGCCTCGCAACACGAGATCCTGTTGCCCCAGCAACCCCTACAATAAAGACGTTCATCCGTAGCCTCTAGAACGCGTAACTCTGATCCCGGCCCGTGACGGCCCAAACTGTTAGTACGAGCCTCTCTCCAAGTGTACGAGGAACGCGGAGTATTAGGAGACGCAGGAGGATCGCTAGACGCCACACCAACGTCCCGCGAAGCTTAGCGCATTCCTGCTAGTCGAGAACGCCCCTCGAATTCACAAGAGGCATCTCGCGTGATCCACGTCGCCCCCTACCTCGATCGACACGCCTTCCCGATCCATTAGCACCTAGGCGTATGCGAGTCAGTCATATTATTGGCGAGTGACAAAGTAATCCATATAGCTCGCACTCTGAAACAACGGCGCAGACATCTCATTCGACAATCTCTCACCCAACTTTATGTGGCACATAGAGCTCGAAATTGCCAATAGCTGTCAATTGTTGCCCACTCCTGTCACCCAGCGTCAGCAGCGCATCAATGAATCGCAAGTGTACGCTTAGTAGCCAGATGCCGGCGGCCGTAGGGTGACGTGTGACCCACTCTTCCGAAGAACTTAGGAGCGTCAGATCTCAAGCTAACAAGTCTGCTGCGAGAGATTTGCTTTTGGCTACTGTCGGGTTCGGGCGGCAGGCAGCTTGCGCAGCGCCTGGTTACAGCTGGCCAAGGGGTTCGCGCATCTGACGCCGTAAAGCACTTGCATGCAAACTACAGCAATCCCGTATGTATTGACGACCTAGCGGCTCTTGTATACATGAGCCCAGCGACGTTGCATCGCCAGTTCAAACTCTTGACCTCTTTGTCCCCACACCAGTACCTAAAACGCCTTCGGCTTCTCGAAGCCAGGCGGCTCCTCTTTTGCGGGAATAGAAGTGTCAAGAGCGTTGCGTTTCAAGTTGGATACGTAAGTGCGTCCCATTTCAGCCGGGAGTACGCGCGTTTGTTCGGCCAGCGCCCAGGACAGAAGGAGACGCCACGCGTTCGCGATTGCATCTACCGAGATCAACGACGCAATGAGGTGCCAGATTGAGAGCTTTAGACATAAAAGTCACACAGCTTCAGCCATAACATTGTTACATAAGGTTGGGTATTCATAGCTCTGCTTAGTGAGCGGTGGAGGGGCCAATGCACCGCAAAACCCGAATAGGAGGAGGATGATGAAGAAGGTCTTGGTCACGGGAGCAGGCACCGGCTTCGGGCACGAAGCCGCTATGAGGCTGGCCGAGAAAGGTTTCGAGGTAATTGCCTCAGTAGAAATATGGGCGCAAAAGCAAACCGTTGAGCGCGATGCGAAGGCTCGCGGTGTGAAGCTTCAGGTAGAGAAGCTGGATGTAACAGTTGCGGGGGATCGAAAGAAGGCCCTCGACTGGGGTATCGAGATCCTGGTGAATAATGCCGGCGTCCTTGAAGGCGGCGCTGTCGTGGACATTCCAGGGGACAACATGCGGCGCGAATTCGAAGTCAACGTCATCGGCCCGATCCTTCTCACGCAAGGAATTGCTAAGCAGATGGTGAAGCGCGGAAAAGGGAGAATCGTCTGGGTCTCTTCGCGAGAGGGCCTCAACGTAAACCCGTTCACCGGTATCTATTCGGCTTCCAAACACGCCATTGAGGCAGTTGCAGAGACGATGAAAATGGAACTTCAGGAGTTTGGGATTGAGGTCGCTACCGTGAATCCGGGACCGTTCCTCACCGGCTTCAATGACCGGGGGTTTGAAACCTGGAAGAGCTGGGAAGACGAACCCTCCGAACGACTGTTTAACTATTCGAAGTTAGCCTTTCCCAGAGCGCAATTCGATCCCGAGCCGGTTTACGCCACGCTCACTGCAGTAGCGGCAGGTGAACTCGATACGTATCGCAACTTGGAACCGAAGTCGATGCTTGACGAGACCAAGCAACTGATTATGGCGCCGTGGGACAAGAAAACCACTGACGATCTCGGTAAGCGGGCAGAGCAGGTCAAGAAGTGCTACGAGATGACACCGGAAACTCCTGCCCCGACGAAGCCTGGGAAGTAGCCATCCCCGCCTGAGCCGAATGGGCGCCCACGCGCAGCTCATATCTTTGTCAGATTCCAGAGCCGCCTACCAAGAAAGGTTGAGATCAATGCCAAACATCCCGGACACAGAAATTAAGGATGGGAACTATAAGCCTGGAACGATTCTCGATGAGAAATGGCGAGTCGAGATCGATTCGATGGGGCAAGTGAGAGTACCTGCAGAACGCCTTTGGGGAGCTCAGACTCAGAGGTCCTTGATCCATTTCTCCATCGGAAACGACCACATGCCGATCGAGGTCTACCACGCGTACGGCGTTGTGAAGAAGGCGGCGGCGCTGGTAAATACCCGGCTCGGACGTCTTCCGAAGGAGAAGGCCGACCTCATCATCAAGAGCGCCGATGAGGTCATTGCCGGAAAGCTTGATGAGAACTTCCCGCTGTTTGTCTGGCAGACCGGTAGCGGCACTCAAAGCAATATGAACGTCAACGAGGTGATCAGCAACCGCTCCATTCAGCTCGCCAACGGCCTGGTAGGCTCGCAGCACCCAATACATCCAAACGACCACGTGAACTTGTCTCAGAGTTCAAACGACACCTTTCCGACCGCAATGCACATCGCAGCGGTCAAGGAATTACGGGAAGTCCTTCTACCAAAGGTAGGAGCGTTGCTTACTGCTATCGAGAACAAAGCGAATCAATGGAAGGACGTCGTTAAGATTGGACGAACTCACCTGGAAGATGCGGTTCCCCTCACCGTAGGTCAAGAATGGTCGGGCTATGCGGTACAGATACGTCAAGCCCTGCAGCGGGTCGAAGCATCGCTCGATGAGCTTTATCAATTGGCGGCTGGTGGCACTGCGGTCGGCACCGGTCTGAATGCACCGGAACACTTCGGCGTCGAGATCGCGAAAGAGATCGCCAACTTGACAACATTTCCCTTTGTGACCGCCCCAAACAAATTTGCCGCACAGGGGTCGCTCGACGCGATGGTTGCGGCGCATGCAGCACTAAGGGGCTTGGCCGTTGCACTGATGAAGATTGCCAACGATATGCGATGGCTTGCATCGGGTCCGCGATGCGGTATCAGCGAATTGATTCTTCCCTCGAACGAGCCAGGCTCCTCAATCATGCCGGGCAAGGTCAACCCGACTCAATGCGAAGCTATCGTCATGATCTGCATTCAGGTGATTGGCGATGACGCAGCGGTTGCTTTTGCTGGCTCACAGGGCAACTTTGAGCTGAATGCTATGCGACCGATCATCATCAACAACTTCTTACACTCCGCACGGATACTTGCCGACGGTTGTGAAAAGTTCAGATTGTTCTCTGTCGAGGGCACCAAGATCAACGAGAAGAAGATCGAGGGGTATGTCGCGAACTCGCTTATGCTCGTCACGGCTTTGAGCCCGGTGATCGGTTATGAAAAAGCATCGAAGATTGCCTACGCTGCGCAGAACGACGGTAGTACTTTACGCGAGGCGGCTACAAAGTCCGGGGAGATTGATGAAAAGAAGTTCGACGAAATCGTGAACCCGCAGAAGATGGTTGGTGACACCACGCTGATCTTCGAAGTCTAGCGTCCAAATCGACCTGAATACCTTTCAGAACAAAGGGACTACTAAACAACACCCTAGGAGATAAATCATGTCAGACCTCGCTGGAGTCGCGCTGCTCGAAGACCCGAAGCAGAACTTTGGAACAGCCTTCACGCAAAAGGAACGAGAAGAAAAGGGCTTGATCGGCCTCCTCCCTCCGACTATGGAGAAGCTGGAAGATCAAGTCAAGCGCTGTCTTTTCCAACTCAGCAAAAAGAACAACGACCTCGAGCAGTACATCTATTTGACGCAGCTAGCAGATGACAACCGGACGTTGTTCTATGCCGTGATAGCGACAGATCCTGCTCGGTTTCTGAAGATTGTTTATGACCCGACCGTCGGTACTGCATGTCTTGAGTTTGGACATATCTACCGCAAACCGAACGGCATGTATGTCTCTTATGACCAACGCGGCAAGCTGAAGGAGGTGCTGAAGAACTGGCCGGTAGAGGATGTTCGGGTCATTTGCGTCTCGACAGGCGGCCGCATTTTAGGGCTCGGCGACCTTGGAGCTAACGGTATGGGCATTCCAATCGGGAAGCTGCAGCTCTACACCGCCTGTGCCGCTGTTCATCCCGACGTTCTCTTGCCGGTGCTCCTGGATTGCGGAACGGATAACGAGAAGCTGCTTGCCGATCCTCTTTATCTGGGCTTGAAGCAGAAGCGCCCAACAACCGATGACCTTGATGCCTTTGTGCAGGAATTCGTTGATGCCGTACTGGATCGCTTCCCCAAGTGCTGCATTCACTTTGAAGACTGGAAAGGCGCCGATGCGATTCGGCTGTTGGCACGTTATGTCAACCAGATCAGCTGCTATAACGATGACATTCAAGGCACGGGCAGCGTCACGGTCGCAGGTTTGTACAACGCGATGAAAATTGCGAAAAGCAATCTTAAGGATCAGCGCGTTCTATTCTTGGGAGCAGGTTCGGCCGGTATCGGCATCGCAAACATGATCGTTTCGGCGATGAAGTTGGAGGGGCTGAGCGAAAAAGAAGCTCAGGCGAGGATCTCTCTTTTCGACTTGAACGGCCTGTTGGAGCCATCGAGGAAGGACATCACGCCGGAACAACAGAAGTACGTGCATGACGGAGAAAAGCCTGCCAAGGATCTCAGCGAGGCCATCAAAGCTTTGAAGCCGACTGTTCTGATTGGTGTCAGTACCGTAAAAGGCACTTTCACACAGCAGGTCATTGAGACAATGACCCAACTAAACGACCGCCCCGTGATCTTCGCCCTATCAAATCCGACGGACCATGCTGAATGCACGGCCGAGGAGGCTTACAAGTTCTCGCAAGGCAAAGCGATCTATGCCGCGGGTGTGCAGTTCGACCCCGTCGATTTGAACGGTAAAACACTGGTTCCCAGTCAGGCCAATAACTTCTACGTGTTTCCGG includes these proteins:
- a CDS encoding SDR family oxidoreductase, which gives rise to MMKKVLVTGAGTGFGHEAAMRLAEKGFEVIASVEIWAQKQTVERDAKARGVKLQVEKLDVTVAGDRKKALDWGIEILVNNAGVLEGGAVVDIPGDNMRREFEVNVIGPILLTQGIAKQMVKRGKGRIVWVSSREGLNVNPFTGIYSASKHAIEAVAETMKMELQEFGIEVATVNPGPFLTGFNDRGFETWKSWEDEPSERLFNYSKLAFPRAQFDPEPVYATLTAVAAGELDTYRNLEPKSMLDETKQLIMAPWDKKTTDDLGKRAEQVKKCYEMTPETPAPTKPGK
- a CDS encoding helix-turn-helix transcriptional regulator, translating into MHANYSNPVCIDDLAALVYMSPATLHRQFKLLTSLSPHQYLKRLRLLEARRLLFCGNRSVKSVAFQVGYVSASHFSREYARLFGQRPGQKETPRVRDCIYRDQRRNEVPD
- a CDS encoding ATP-binding protein; this translates as MNLQPQVKWEVSADSQLRDNQPVDGTPPGINAVRVETIKEIAFTFGPFRLIPSRQLLIRGRSPVKLGARALDVLHLLLTRTGEEVSKDALIEFAWPNVFVDQANLKVHISGLRRALEDTFPNPTYIATIPGRGYQFVAPVQKELIDQEHYTSIDQQAASGFPVPSTLVGRQRDLQAIARALEFTNLVTLVGPGGVGKTSLAIAVAHIIRKKYPDGIHFVDLSVSSDPTLVPHLIATSVGIRTEMSDFVPVLRSHLRDKRALIVIDNCEHVLHAAATIVSQLIQEKARGRLLTTSREPLGVSSEHLQRIEPLGVPGPKAINSAMDAMSYPSVELFAIRALESTGYELNDQDAQAIADLCERLDGLPLAIEIAAAKLDQFSPSELLESLRGRVAQLGQGEEKSHARHRTLWATLDWSYRLLSIEEAMLFRLLSVFAGPFEWTEVAGMARILRYSPYTTTLALGGLVAKSLISADLDGEQLRYQLLFSARDFAAEHLINDPYARDAHHQHAVSVLTTLQKAETEWSWVDNRLWRTRYGEKAADLRKALDWCFGASGDPTLGISLAIAAIRLWNEQSSTIDQLYQVDRALQHCVMLPEGLKRGAQLATSRAWGLLHARRLRSEADNAWNTALEVARLDGGVDQEIAVHCGRVIFFVYTGRCDQAIIVLDQFARIAEHANDQASLFDEARLRAFVSIHLGHVVEVRIQLEQLAKELDRGLSISRAASRYGLQRLVSVQTTLALANWLSGRPRSAVGAIEELLSRTSEARQLIGQAHVLALFAMPLALWMGDIETLERYTKMLRDILNVENIALWDPVQRFYEHVARQARGHHAIEEIQSAIQDLVKDNFVFRTPMYLGVLAQILLRSGQREQAQETIESALKLQHQLQERWCLPELMRIKGSVLEALGEHAMADAWRRRALEGAQRDGSRFLELRVANDLAETALDSGDFSSAVNLLCPITKFSDEEEEFPTEDFGRRARLLAEARTLASSAAYNVPTMRPMVTTKHD
- a CDS encoding NAD-dependent malic enzyme, translating into MSDLAGVALLEDPKQNFGTAFTQKEREEKGLIGLLPPTMEKLEDQVKRCLFQLSKKNNDLEQYIYLTQLADDNRTLFYAVIATDPARFLKIVYDPTVGTACLEFGHIYRKPNGMYVSYDQRGKLKEVLKNWPVEDVRVICVSTGGRILGLGDLGANGMGIPIGKLQLYTACAAVHPDVLLPVLLDCGTDNEKLLADPLYLGLKQKRPTTDDLDAFVQEFVDAVLDRFPKCCIHFEDWKGADAIRLLARYVNQISCYNDDIQGTGSVTVAGLYNAMKIAKSNLKDQRVLFLGAGSAGIGIANMIVSAMKLEGLSEKEAQARISLFDLNGLLEPSRKDITPEQQKYVHDGEKPAKDLSEAIKALKPTVLIGVSTVKGTFTQQVIETMTQLNDRPVIFALSNPTDHAECTAEEAYKFSQGKAIYAAGVQFDPVDLNGKTLVPSQANNFYVFPAVGMAIVATEAKHVPDEIFIAAARAVADQVTEEQLDKGMLFPPQASVQATSHVTAVKSAQRIFELGLARIPKPDSVDKHVTMLEYKAEYPS
- the fumC gene encoding class II fumarate hydratase, coding for MPNIPDTEIKDGNYKPGTILDEKWRVEIDSMGQVRVPAERLWGAQTQRSLIHFSIGNDHMPIEVYHAYGVVKKAAALVNTRLGRLPKEKADLIIKSADEVIAGKLDENFPLFVWQTGSGTQSNMNVNEVISNRSIQLANGLVGSQHPIHPNDHVNLSQSSNDTFPTAMHIAAVKELREVLLPKVGALLTAIENKANQWKDVVKIGRTHLEDAVPLTVGQEWSGYAVQIRQALQRVEASLDELYQLAAGGTAVGTGLNAPEHFGVEIAKEIANLTTFPFVTAPNKFAAQGSLDAMVAAHAALRGLAVALMKIANDMRWLASGPRCGISELILPSNEPGSSIMPGKVNPTQCEAIVMICIQVIGDDAAVAFAGSQGNFELNAMRPIIINNFLHSARILADGCEKFRLFSVEGTKINEKKIEGYVANSLMLVTALSPVIGYEKASKIAYAAQNDGSTLREAATKSGEIDEKKFDEIVNPQKMVGDTTLIFEV
- a CDS encoding NAD(P)-binding oxidoreductase; this translates as MRRRRHFRRHFRHVGAELASAASGADVVVFAAGSGAEDPDSMIDAVDGDGVSKAIEAARLANISRLLLVSVFPEAWRERQMPKSFEHYIEVKKRADVCLARSPLDWIILRPSVLTDGPGQGLTSLGPAENHTQIPRDDVAETIAVLLHMPGVRRRLLEVTAGGTAISEAVAAVVSR